Proteins encoded within one genomic window of Halocatena marina:
- a CDS encoding alkaline phosphatase family protein, whose amino-acid sequence MTRTFVVGLDGASWRLLDPWIEEGELPNIASLRDSGVWAEHKSCLPPVTFPNWKCYSSGKDPGGFGVFWFERVDLEEGEITTTNSEDFRTAELWDYLNTDGFSTGVVNMPTMFPPRELDGVLVCGGPATVEGEYRSIDTGYTYPEDIATYLNNEFSYRVHPEPLISSNDERGAEVEAILSILESRFEVALDLFEREELDFMHVTLFYLNVLHHFFWDEEPTQQAWQLVDEWIGRLSELEDTNLILMSDHGSAPTTTEFYINEWLAENGYQARQRTVEDFLRPLGLNRENVLQLAKRAGVVDLLARTVPERLQQLIPQSAGIKRGRKLEAINLDETKAVASAQGPIYLNPVFDVETVREELIDDLRGVSDSTGKLFTSIHHGEDAYTGPFVDEGPEVVVDQRPGVHVNDGIGGGTIQSGPDRWAAENTPHGIFVANGPDFDDRGEIESISILDIAPTLLAAVGSDIPTDMQGSVLPVFETEPSWDTREPIAVSEKGEQNRSDQVTDRLKQLGYME is encoded by the coding sequence ATGACACGGACGTTCGTCGTCGGCCTAGACGGGGCGAGTTGGCGACTCCTCGATCCGTGGATCGAGGAGGGAGAACTCCCGAATATTGCGTCGCTTCGAGATTCTGGCGTATGGGCCGAACACAAAAGCTGTCTCCCACCGGTCACCTTCCCGAACTGGAAATGCTACTCGTCGGGAAAGGATCCAGGCGGATTCGGTGTGTTTTGGTTCGAGCGCGTTGACCTTGAAGAGGGAGAGATCACGACAACAAACAGCGAAGATTTTCGGACTGCTGAGTTGTGGGACTATCTCAACACTGACGGATTTTCGACCGGGGTCGTCAATATGCCAACGATGTTTCCACCGCGTGAACTCGATGGGGTCCTTGTGTGTGGTGGTCCTGCTACAGTCGAAGGGGAGTATCGATCGATCGACACCGGCTACACGTATCCCGAAGACATAGCGACGTATCTCAATAACGAATTCAGTTACCGCGTCCATCCAGAGCCACTCATCTCATCGAACGACGAGCGCGGTGCGGAGGTCGAGGCGATTCTCTCGATACTCGAATCGCGGTTTGAAGTGGCACTCGATCTCTTCGAGCGAGAAGAACTCGACTTCATGCACGTGACGCTGTTTTATCTCAACGTTCTCCATCATTTTTTCTGGGATGAAGAACCAACACAGCAAGCGTGGCAGCTCGTCGATGAATGGATCGGTCGACTATCCGAACTCGAAGATACCAACCTCATTCTCATGTCAGACCATGGGAGTGCTCCGACGACAACGGAGTTTTACATCAACGAATGGCTCGCCGAGAATGGATATCAGGCACGCCAGCGAACCGTTGAAGACTTCCTCCGACCGCTTGGACTCAACCGAGAAAACGTCCTCCAGTTAGCAAAGCGCGCTGGTGTGGTTGATTTACTGGCACGGACTGTTCCCGAGCGACTCCAGCAACTAATTCCACAGAGTGCAGGGATCAAACGTGGACGGAAGCTTGAAGCAATCAACCTCGACGAGACAAAGGCAGTCGCGAGCGCACAAGGACCGATCTACCTGAATCCTGTGTTCGATGTCGAGACAGTGCGCGAGGAACTTATCGATGATCTCCGTGGCGTCTCGGATTCGACAGGGAAACTGTTCACCTCGATTCATCACGGTGAAGACGCGTACACAGGTCCGTTCGTCGATGAAGGACCCGAAGTAGTCGTTGATCAACGACCCGGAGTTCACGTCAACGATGGTATCGGAGGTGGAACCATCCAGTCTGGACCGGATCGGTGGGCCGCAGAGAACACACCCCACGGTATCTTCGTCGCCAATGGCCCAGACTTCGACGACCGCGGCGAGATCGAATCGATCAGTATCCTCGATATTGCACCAACACTACTAGCTGCTGTCGGAAGCGATATTCCTACAGATATGCAAGGGAGTGTGCTCCCGGTCTTTGAAACCGAACCGTCGTGGGACACCCGCGAGCCGATCGCTGTGAGTGAAAAGGGTGAACAGAATCGATCTGATCAAGTCACAGACAGACTCAAACAACTGGGTTACATGGAATGA
- a CDS encoding lysylphosphatidylglycerol synthase transmembrane domain-containing protein: MKRSYRWALKIVQYAIGIAALVWLVRQAEWGRVIGLMDKLDYITIVVILAATVAETLFRFSMWHVLLNGLRSTPFSIAARSTLIINFVNQILPSRISGRSIAPVVLRHYTQYDWSEVVTVAGLHTALYAILNGLIALLGLVLFAHVFSPGLIAVLGGSTALYLVVGFLTIVAAQRLDGMAAVAVRARELFGRIPFIETAIGAFMGKLPTFSEGVADTFKNLLSNYRVVSLYTAGWIASRMLFPGLRAWVLLTALDVEFSPLLLPVVLVTAYSVTLLPLTPGGIGVAEASATLVFTALGIPAAIITPVILVDRFLGVYLPSLAGWYPVTRIDLSGLATGEK, from the coding sequence ATGAAACGGAGCTATCGGTGGGCGCTCAAGATCGTCCAGTACGCGATCGGTATCGCTGCCCTCGTGTGGCTCGTTCGACAAGCTGAATGGGGTCGCGTCATCGGTTTGATGGATAAGTTGGATTATATAACTATTGTTGTGATTCTCGCAGCGACCGTGGCCGAGACACTCTTTCGGTTTTCGATGTGGCACGTCTTGCTCAACGGGCTCCGGTCGACACCGTTTTCGATTGCGGCGCGCTCGACCTTGATCATCAACTTTGTCAACCAAATTCTTCCGTCGCGCATCTCAGGACGATCGATTGCGCCAGTCGTCCTCCGCCACTACACACAGTACGATTGGAGTGAGGTCGTAACGGTCGCCGGATTGCACACAGCGTTGTACGCCATTCTCAACGGCCTCATCGCGCTACTCGGACTCGTGCTCTTTGCTCACGTGTTCTCACCGGGACTGATCGCTGTTCTCGGCGGCTCCACCGCGCTGTATCTTGTAGTGGGGTTCCTCACGATTGTTGCAGCCCAACGACTGGACGGCATGGCAGCCGTTGCTGTTCGAGCACGGGAGCTATTCGGACGAATCCCGTTCATCGAGACGGCGATCGGAGCGTTCATGGGGAAGCTCCCAACCTTCAGCGAAGGGGTTGCAGACACCTTCAAAAACCTGCTGTCGAATTATCGCGTCGTTTCGTTGTACACAGCTGGGTGGATTGCGTCGAGAATGCTTTTTCCGGGGCTCAGGGCGTGGGTGTTGTTGACCGCGCTCGACGTAGAGTTCTCGCCGCTATTGTTGCCAGTGGTACTGGTGACTGCCTACAGCGTGACGTTGCTACCGCTGACACCAGGGGGAATCGGCGTCGCAGAAGCATCAGCGACACTCGTTTTCACAGCTCTTGGAATTCCAGCAGCAATTATTACACCAGTAATTCTCGTCGATCGATTCCTCGGAGTCTATCTACCCTCTCTTGCTGGCTGGTATCCAGTGACCCGGATCGATCTTTCAGGGCTTGCCACCGGAGAGAAATGA
- a CDS encoding MBL fold metallo-hydrolase produces the protein MHISYQHANPFTGRESVVLRIDGLLPDQTVCVLIDTGEGVAIDNLLDEDEEEYLTAICLTHAHLDHYKTLDENLRDGAPIYAAPDTAAILEDAIAAGNDFDDQESTETVLDRLSPIDGWTTIVNGLRVRPVPAGHTPGAAGVLLSVDDDDEQRTILATGDFTMRRAAGYPGFEPDLPIDIDVLLLNAASNADVETKLTETVARLIDRALAGSTVLATASGLTGLHLAYLLGHANVQLDISVPIRLVGHAATLADRLNYDIPSVSTHQEFTDPTTILDSGCITIAGPEVPSREGPKSADRLFATIDDDPGATLVQVLSGTNSPIRTAGCTVHDEFLSNHPSREKIDALVDQLTPMHVVILHQKGPAADRYKDKFASYVWVTDDQTRHTLLDERGWTPPPWVSTMTRQRVEQSSTNTSRYMGDGLEEADGGLLFPSMDRRPDVDLEAEGLDIEAVIQRAPTLSATHSPSQTTGSQTTTHSHSQPQEQTTSAIHEASDVESRRDGKSVTEDASLEQILDRLDRLESTIQERRYPARVLDTQNGVTLLRVEEELPNTDTGETVGVVLGIDDE, from the coding sequence ATGCACATCAGTTATCAGCATGCAAATCCATTCACCGGACGCGAATCGGTTGTTCTTCGTATTGACGGTCTCTTACCGGATCAGACAGTATGTGTCTTAATCGACACTGGCGAGGGAGTTGCTATCGACAATTTACTCGACGAAGATGAGGAAGAGTATCTCACTGCAATTTGTTTGACGCACGCTCACCTCGACCACTACAAAACACTTGATGAAAATCTACGTGATGGCGCACCAATCTATGCCGCTCCCGATACTGCTGCCATTCTCGAAGACGCGATTGCTGCGGGAAATGATTTTGATGATCAAGAGTCAACCGAGACGGTTCTCGATCGGTTATCTCCTATTGACGGCTGGACGACGATAGTCAACGGGCTGCGCGTTCGTCCCGTTCCGGCGGGCCATACACCCGGAGCGGCAGGAGTCTTGCTATCAGTGGATGATGACGACGAACAACGGACAATTCTTGCGACGGGCGATTTTACAATGCGACGAGCGGCTGGCTATCCTGGATTCGAACCTGACCTTCCCATCGACATCGATGTGCTCTTGCTGAATGCAGCGTCGAATGCGGATGTCGAGACGAAACTGACGGAAACAGTCGCACGGCTTATCGACAGAGCGCTAGCGGGATCGACAGTGCTTGCGACTGCCAGCGGACTAACCGGACTCCACCTCGCGTATCTTCTCGGACATGCCAACGTACAACTCGATATCAGCGTGCCAATCAGACTCGTCGGTCACGCTGCGACACTAGCAGATAGACTCAACTACGATATCCCTTCAGTCAGTACCCATCAGGAGTTTACCGATCCGACGACGATTCTTGACTCAGGGTGTATCACAATTGCTGGACCAGAAGTGCCGTCCCGTGAAGGCCCCAAGAGCGCAGACCGGTTGTTTGCAACTATCGACGACGATCCCGGTGCAACACTCGTTCAGGTACTTTCTGGAACCAACTCTCCAATCCGGACTGCTGGCTGTACTGTTCACGACGAGTTCCTGAGCAACCATCCGTCACGCGAAAAGATAGATGCACTCGTCGATCAACTGACGCCGATGCACGTGGTTATCTTGCATCAGAAAGGTCCTGCAGCTGATAGATACAAAGACAAATTTGCAAGCTACGTCTGGGTTACGGACGATCAGACGCGGCATACGCTTCTCGATGAACGAGGATGGACACCTCCACCGTGGGTCTCTACGATGACTCGGCAACGCGTCGAACAATCCTCTACGAACACCTCTCGGTATATGGGAGACGGACTTGAAGAGGCAGACGGTGGACTATTGTTCCCATCAATGGACCGTCGCCCAGATGTCGACCTCGAAGCAGAGGGGTTGGATATTGAAGCAGTCATACAGCGCGCTCCAACACTCTCAGCAACACACTCACCGTCTCAGACAACAGGATCTCAAACGACCACACATTCACATTCACAACCACAGGAACAGACAACGTCTGCGATACACGAAGCGTCTGATGTTGAGTCAAGGAGAGATGGAAAATCAGTAACAGAGGACGCATCGCTCGAACAGATCCTCGACCGACTCGATCGTCTCGAATCAACCATTCAGGAGCGACGCTATCCAGCGAGGGTACTCGATACCCAGAACGGTGTCACGCTTCTTCGTGTCGAAGAAGAACTTCCGAACACAGACACTGGAGAAACTGTCGGTGTTGTGCTTGGTATCGACGACGAGTAG